Sequence from the Polynucleobacter sp. Adler-ghost genome:
CTAAATTCTATGGGAGATGATGCCATTGCGGCCATCTCTTTATCTGCGATAGCTGGTATGAGTTCTACTCAAGCAACGAGTATGTCTGCCGCGAATGCGTCCTCACTGTCTGCTCGACAAATCAATGCCTTCACTACAACCAATCTGAATGCCTTAAGTACCACCGCCTTTGCGGCCATTGAGCCGAGCGCAATTCAAGGATTAAATACTGCGCAAATGACTGCTTTATCAACCGCCAATGCTAGGGTTCTAACTGCGAATCAAGTAGCCCAGCTTAATTCAACTCAAATTGGCGCGCTCAACAATGATGCTTTGAACGTGTTGAGTACAGCAGCGATGGCAGCGATCACACCAACGGCAATTCGTGGGCTTACTACTACACAGCTGGCTGCTTTATCTGATACCAATGCTGGTGCCTTGGTCAGCGCTCAAGTAGCTCAAATTAATTCCACTCAAATCGCTGCTTTTACTCCTACAGGATTAAATTCATTCAGTACAACAGCAATAGCAGCCATTACCCCAAGTTCCATAGCCCGCCTGACTACTGCACAGGCGGCTGGATTATCTGATGCCAAAGTTGCCGCGCTTTCTTATCAGCAAATCAATGCCATGAGCAGCGCAGATTTAAATTCTTTAACCACTACCGCCTTTGCTTCAATAGATCCCAACGCAATCCAAGGTTTAAATACTAGCCAACTCACGAATTTAACGACTGCTAAAGCCACGGTCTTCACTGCTGATCAAGTAGCAAAATTGAGCTATGTGCAAATTAGTAAACTGCCTTTTGCCGATCTCAATGTGATGAGCACCAGCGCGATTGCGAGTATTCCAGCTGGAGCAATTAGGGGGTTGAGTAGTGCGCAATTAGCTGGTTTATCCACTACGAATGCAGCGGCTTTAACCGCCGACCAAGTGAGCCAATTCAATTACAGTCAAATTGGTGCTTTGCCTTATGCCACATTAAATAGTCTAACTACTGGAGCAACGGGCGCAATGGCAGCCATTACTCCCAGCGCAATCACAGGTCTAACTACGGATCAAGCCAGTCACTTATCTGCTGGCAATGCAGGGGCCTTGGTTGGCACTCAAGTGTCTCAACTTAACTCAACTCAAATTGGCGCCTTCTCCACTACCGCATTAAATGGACTCACTCCCAATGCAATGGCTGCGATTTCAACCTCAGCCATTTCAGGGTTAACGACTGGACAATTAGGAGTTCTCTCTTCTGCCAATGCTGCAGCATTGACCCCCGAACAAGTTGCTACCCTGAACTCTACTCAAGTTGGTGGTCTATCGACTACTGCTTTAAATGCCTTGAGCCCAACAGCGCTACCGGCGATTTCAACCTCAGCGATTACAGGTTTAACGACTGCGCAACTCAATGCACTTACTACAACCAACACTGCGGAATTGACTAATCAGCAAGTAGGCTATCTGACTTCAAGTCAAATTGGCGATTTAACGAATTTAAACTCCCTAAGCCCTGATGCTATGGCAGGAATTTCAACATTAGCTATTTCTGGCTTAACAAGTACACAACTAGGTGGACTCACGACTAACTCCGCTGAGAACCTCACAGACGGTCAAGTTGCCCAGCTAAGCTCTACTCAAATTGGACAGCTCAACTACGCCGCCTTAAATACATTAATCCAAGAGTCAGGAACGGCGATTACGGCAGCAGCAATGCATGGCGTAACGGATACGCAGGCTCCGTATTTAGATACTCTTAGTATCGGTGCAATGTCCTCTAGTCAAGTTGCTCAGCTAACTACCACCGCCTTAAATCTGCTAACTACAGCAGCAATGGCAGCAATTACACCTACGGCTATTTCGGGTTTGACGACTACGCAATTAGGAGCCCTTTCTGCTACCAATGCAGGTGCACTGACTGGTGAGCAGGTTGCTAAGCTTAGTTCGACTCAAGTTGGCGGCTTGTCCACTACTGCATTAAATGGCCTTACTCCAGAGGCAATGGCCGCGATTGCGACAACAGCTATTTCGGGTTTAACGACTACGCAATTAGGAGCCCTCTCTACTGCAAATGCAGGAGCGCTTAATAGAGAGCAGATCGCCATGCTCAGCGCAACGCAACTTACCAGTCTTTCAAGTGCAGACGTAAATACATTCACCAATGAAGAGTTTGCCGCGATTACAACTAATGCAATGGCGGGAATGACTCTCAGCCAAGTTAATGGACTAGGTTCGACTAGAGCAAAAATGTTGTCCGCTTACCAAATAGCAGCGTTAACTGATGTATCAACAGATTTCGTAAAAACTCGATTTACTACCTTGTACGCCTAAAAATATTTAGAGCTTAATTGGCTGTCTGTCTAGCCAATCTATCTATGCAGTTTTAATGCAAAAAATTTGCTGTGAATTACCAGTATTTCGATGGCGGGGCGTAGACCAAAATCTTGGCTGGATTGAGGTAAGTATTATTTTGGTGAATCTCATAGTGAAGATGCGGGCCAGTCGATCTTCCGGTAGAGCCCGATTGTGCAATCACTTGACCACGCTTTACTAGTTGTCCAACTTTGACCAATAGTTTGCTGTTGTGAGCATACTTAGAAATAAAGCCCTCGTTGTGGGCAATTTCAATAAAGTTGCCGTACGCTGGATCAAAGGCTGACTTAACCACCGTGCCATCACCTGACGCTACGATAGGGGTGCCAGTTGGAGTAATAAAGTCAATGCCAGAGTGCTGCGCCAATTGCTGAGTAATGGGATCTATGCGGACACCAAAGTTGCTGGTCATGCCCAGCCTGGCATCAATTGGCGGGCCAATGGGTAAGGCTCTGAGCCAGCTATATTGCTTTTGCCATTCAGGCTCTAGCTTGGTGGCGATATCCAGAATTTGATTGGACTTATTAGTAAGATCCTCTAGGTTATCTACTAAAGCTTTGGTGGGATCAAACTGAAAGTTCACCGGCTTGAGAGGGCCACCAAGGTGTGCGGGATCTAAGAGCTTCTCTTTGATAGTGCTCGGGGTAGAGATGGCAAGGTAGCGGTCTTTACTGGCTTTGAGTTCATTAAAGGTAGCGCTAGCCTCCTTTAGACGCTCTTGGAAAGAAGCCAGCTCTCGAAGATACATACCGTCTAGTCTTGAGCGCTCTTCAGGCGTCACTATCCCGGTAACTTCTTTAGCTAGCTCAGGGTTGACTTCAAATGCGATGGTAATGCCGGTATAAAAAATCAAAATCCCAAAAGCACAAAACGTACAGCCAACAATAGCCAACAAGCGTAAAACACTCTTTTGGGTGATATTGATTTGTTTGATCGAGCCAGTCGACCCTGAAACCCAAAATAATTGCATGGATATTCTATAAGTGTTTGATTTTTTTCAAGAAAATTACGTAGCTTGTCTGCAAGGTGATCTATAATACCAATGAATTTACTTTAAAGCGACCCTCTTTCTCGCTCCTTATGAATCTGTTACGTACCATTTTTAAAATACTGTTAGCTAGCATTTGTCTATTGGGTAACCAAATTGCTCAAGGGGCAATCATTGGCCAAATGCCAGCCCATGGCGACATTTTGTACATTACCGCCGAGCCTTGTACCTCCGAAACGGGTAGGATTGAGCCTAATTGGTTTTTTTCCTACAGTGTCAGCGCTACAGGTAGCGTGAGCCGTAGTTGCTACGTGAGATATAACGATCAAATCTGGATTCGGGGGCCATTTGGAGCAGAAACTACCTACCCAATGAGCTACTTCTCCAAACCTGCTAACGCTGCTGAAAATAAGCCAGACGCCACTCCAGAAGTGAAGCCGTAATTAGTTCCAGCGGCTACTTGCTGCTTTGGTCCTTGTTGGGTTGACTTGGTTTACAAAAAAACTGAAATAAGACATCACTCATCGTTTCAGGAATGACGCGTTCCCAGGGAGAGTCCGGGGTATTTTCAGCGCCCAAACTGGTGCCAGAACCCCCCGAACCTGCGTAATAACCAATATAAAACTGCTTATAGCTCTCGTAGCCAGTCCGGCAAAAGTAGGATAAATCCTGAATGACAGAAAGGGTGGGCTCTCCATTGGGGCCGGAAAGAGCTTGAGAATAGCTTGTTAATAGCCAGGTGCTCACTTGCTCTGACTGGGTTTCCCTGACAGTTTTACTGTCATCGTAATAGTAGTGATTTCCCAGTGCATCAGAGGAGATAAAGCTCCACCCAGCATAGCTGGCATTAAGCGGGTTTAGTAAAAAAGCCGTTAATGCCATCAAGAGCCATTTTTTGGTCATAAAAAGAGGGTAGATTTTGGTGCGTGAAATATTTAAATTGTTCATATATAGTGCGTTTAAGCCCTTACAGGGAGTTTCAACTGATAAAATCGTTGCAATTTATACCAATAATAGAAGTACTGCCCCCAAGGAGTGTTAAGCATGGCTGAAGCAAATCAACAAGGTTGCCTATTTGTAGGTGAAGGCGTAGTTCTCAAAGGGAATTTTGAGGTTCCGGATATCGCCTCCATCTCAGGAGTTGTCGAAGGTGAGATTACTGCAAAACAAGTCATCATAGAGGCAACAGGCGTCGTACGTGGCAAATTGTCTGGTGAGTCGGTCGATATTCGTGGTGAAGTGAATGAGTATATTTCTTCAACCCGTAGTCTGATTATTCGTTCCACTGGTAAGGTTAGTGGTTCCATTAATTATTCTGAAATTGAGATTGAAAAAGGTGGCCATTTGCATGGTGAATTACATAATCTCAATCCCCATTCCTAATCATCTTAAGCAGAACATACGACGATGTCTATCTTTTCAAAAAACACCACTTCACAAAATAACCCAGAGCAAGATATGCAAGAGCAGCCTGATAACTTTTCTCAGTCAAATGTGCCTGAAGAGATTGACTCTGAACCAGTCGAGCAAAATCTTCGCAGTGAAGTACCAGTTCGCTCTTCCATCAACAGTAAGCCATCGATTCTGAGTGAGGGCTTTACCTTTGAAGGTACGATAGTTTCTGATGGTGTATTGAATATTTCTGGGACTGTACGCGGCAAGGTTACCGCTAAATCTATCTTGATTGACTCGACTGGCCAAGTTGATGGTGAACTCAATACTGAAAACCTAGTAATTAAGGGTGACTTGAAGGGAGACGTCAACTGCGATGACTTGAATGTTGGTCCACTTGCTCATGTGAGTGGGAATATCAATTACAAATATATTCATATTCAACGTGGTGGCAAGATTAGCGGCAAATTTAATAAAAACTAACCTGCAACTAATATTGCTTTGAAACAAAATACCGTAATACGCCTGCTTGATCCGTCTAAAGAAACCTTCGGCTCAATTATTGGATCTGATTTAGAAATTACTGGTAGTTTATTAGCAACAAAGTCCCTAAGAATCGATGGCACGATAGTTGGCGATATTAAAACGAAAGCGGGCGCAGATGTTTGTATTGCGCTTGGTAAAACGGGTTTAGTGCAAGGCAATATTTCTGGGGTGCGAGTGTTGGTTGCCGGTCGAGTAGAGGGCAATGTGCTTGCAACCGAAAGAGTGGAATTGCACAGTGGCGCAGATGTCCATGGAGATATTATTTATGCTCAAATTGGCATCGAACAAGGTGCACGTTTGAGTGGATTACTTTCTAAAATTATCAACGATGATGATAATTAGGGAGCTGGCATTGTTGGCAAAAAAAGAGTAATTAACATGTATACCAATGGCACAATCAAAATTCTAGTGACCAACCAAAAGGGTGGTGTTGGTAAGAGCACGATTGCCGTTAATCTAGCAGCCTACCTCGCGATACAAGAAAACATCAAAGTGTCCTTGATTGATATGGATCCTCAGGCATCATCCTCTCGCTGGGCTAAGAAAGCGCCGGATATCGGCGTCCAAGTCCATTGCCTTGACGTCAATTATGAAAGTAGTGGGGCAGCTCTTCTTAGCGCTCGCTCGGGTGTTCGCAAGTATTCATCTGGAGTTGAGGTCTGTATTTGTGATCTCACTTGGACGCCGGCTATGTCTGAACAATTTATCTTAGATTTTGATATGGTTTTAGTGCCCAGCTCGAACTCTAAATTTGAAATGGCGAGTACTGAAATTTTTATTCTGAAATATGCGCAACAGTGCATGTCTCGTCTGGCAGTAAACAAACAATTTATCTTGGTCGTTCCTAGTAAAGTGGAAGAGGGCTACTCTTCTCATGCAACTTTTACTAACTTAGACTTTCTCATGAATTGTCACATCACACCGCCTGTCTATCGAACACCAGAAATTGACAGTTACGTGTATGAGGATTTTTTATGTGTTTGCCCTGATCAAAAAATTGCAGCGAATTTTTCTTCTTTTGGAAAGTATATTTCTAAAAAAATCATTGAACGCAACATTGTTAGAAAGTCAATTTCGATCAGTGGCAACTCTTTAAATCGTGCGATCGTGAAAAAAGTGAGTGTCCTAGATGATTATCGTGAAAGAGCACGTGGCCTCAATTTTTACGGCGGCATTGCAAACACTCTACCTGTGCCGGAGCTAAAAAATGAAGGCTCAACAGAATATCGCTCGAAAAAGGGAAGCTTGGTGCCCTCTTTCTTGAGAAGGGGTGGTAATTGAACTCATGACAGACGTGAAAGATCCCTACAGAAACGATGTATTTGAAGATGAGCATGGGCGTCGAGTTGCTGTAAAGCGACTCTATACTCCCAATGAGTTAGGCGTGAGCTATGTTGAGTATAAAAATTATGATGACTCTGCTTTGCGTTTTATGCCCAAAGAACAGTTTTTGGAAGTCTTCCACTGGGTCGATAACTTTGGCACAACAGATACTTTTGTCAGAATGGAAGAGGTCGTAGAGGCTCCAAAACAGGCTGCTAAGGAGCCAGATTCCTCGGCTAGCCCAAAGGAGGAGTCTGGACAACAGCAGGATGCGGATACCACTCCTCCTAAGCGTATATCTTAGCTTTGCTTTAGAGCTTTCGGCTTGGGCATAATAGTATTCGTTTGATCATACAGCGAGTAACCAAATAGATTAGCTGGTAGAAATTTTTTGGAGTCCTTGAGTCCAATATTTATTCTCTTTGCATTTATTAAGGAATTTTAGTGTCCGACAATCCAATATATTCTCGCTACTTGCAAATTGCTATGAAGGTGATTGCAGCTTTGTGCGGTCTTACCTTGTTATTCTCTGCAGCCCAAAGTCAAGTTATTGGATTGGATGGCGAAGGATTGCTGCAATTTTTCCTGAGTCAAATACAAAATCCAGTGCAATTTAAATTACTGGTGGGCCTCGCCTTTTTAGTTGCGGGGATTTTTTTTCCCATGCCCCAGAAAAGTAGCGCAAGATTATCTGGACCTAAAGATTTACAATCCAGCGCATACCGCTTGTATTTGGTTAATAAGTACAAGATAGAAAGAAATGCGGTCTTAAATCAATTGGTTTGCCGCGATACAGTCTTTGCAAGTCTGGAAGAGGCTTTATCCTATGCACATGGACTAGAGTGCCCACCACAACATCCTAGCTATAAAGCCCCTACTTTGGATTCCTTAAAGGATAGTTTCCCTGAAACTAGTTCTGAATTAGCAAAGGTTGCTAACACCGAATCGCCTGAGAATGCTTCACTCACGGTCGGGCAAGAATCTAGAAATCCATTGCCTATCACCATGATGATAGGTTCCTTGCTGTATTTAATTATTCTAGGTGGTATGTTTTACGCCCTTTCTCAAAATATAGTTAGTACTGAGATTGTTGAGGTTTCTAAAGCCCCAGAAGTTCAGAGTCCTGTAGAGGCCAATTCTAGTAACCCTAACGCTAGTGCAGAAGCCCCTAGTAGTGATGCAGTTCCTGCCGAACTGACTGCTCAAACTGTAGCTATCAATGAGCGCTGGCTTGGGGTATGGGCATCAGAGGGCAGCACTCAAAAGCTGTCGATTACTTCTACTGCGGTGAAGTATGGCAACGATGAGTTTTTATGGGTTGGAGTTCGTCCAAAGGGCGTTGTAAAGTGCTGCCCAGCTTTTTATGAGGGGTCAACCAATAAGGCTGAGTTATTGACAAGAATGCAGGCTCAGCAAGCTTCGCCTGAAACCCCTACAATTGACTCTCAGAAGACTGCAGCCCTGGTGAATAACCTTGGCCAAGGTAATTTTAAAAAGATTGTATTGGCCGATCCATTTCTACGAAAATATTTCTTTATTTACGATCAGAATTATGTCTATCGTGTTGGTAGAGACGTAGGTGATAAATCGCCATTCATCTTTGAGCAATTTAAGAGGCAAGAGTGAGTGATATTGATAATTCAGCATCTAAAAAAGAAGATAAGCTTCATCCTATAGAGCACTTACGATTACTACGCGAGACTACTCCTCTACAAAAAGTCATTAATGAAATAGCTGGTCGTCAATGCATCTTTTTTTATAATACTTCTTGGGTTTTTGATTTTTCATTGAGTAACTCAGATCAGCCGTGGTCAGTTACCAAACAGGTTTATTTTCGCAACTCGCGAAGACACAAATGTTTAGCCTTTGCTTTGCCCTATCTAGTTATACAAATGAAGTTTTTAGACGAGCCTAAATATTTGCGCGCAGTCGTGACCTATGGCGAAGATGTTGCCACGATGATTGGCTTTATGAGTCAGTTTGTTAAGCAAGAAAAGGGTACTAAGGTATGGGCCGAAAAACCTGGCTTTGATTGGGAGCCGTGGAATATCTCTGCTTTGTTTAACCATCTCTTGAATGCCGATGGACGCTTTAATGAAATTGAGTTTTATCGCTATACCGATGCCTTTCATGTGAAATTAAAAGGTAGTTGGGAAATGATTAACGTCTAAGAGGTAGACCCTTGATTTTGATATACGTTTTCACGCAGACTATTTGGGTATAAGTAAGCCCGCTTGCACTACTTTTATTTATATTGAAGAGCCCAGAACGATAAAATTCTATATTTATCAACAAGTTCTAATGCTTTCCTTACCTATTTTTGAGAATCTTTTGATAGGCCAATGAAGTTACTCATTTATCTACTTGCAGAGTATTGTGGGGATGACAATCAGCTTTATTCCCATCAATAAAATAGATATAAATCAATTACTTGCAAAAGGATTTCATTAGGCGAGAAAATCACTTTGACTTGTGCAAATCACTTTATTTTGCTTGCGAGAGCGTCTAGGATGGAGCTATCAAGTTGACGCTTTTATAAGGAGATAAGGTCATGAACCAGTTCCAAGCGAAGAGTGATTTATCAGCAGTCTCAGCAACATTTATTAAATTAGAAATCGATGACTTGGTTAGGGATCGCTTGCTTTGGCAGGAGCAGATTGCAAGATCATTCAATCCCACGGAAATATTGCCCAATGTGATTCATCCACTTCAGGCCAATATTCTCAAGATACTCTGAGCTGGAAAAGCCCTTGAGGACATATATCGCCCCAGTTAGCTTTGCCCTATTAGTCATAGTAGCTGGTTTATACCTTTTTACCTATGAGGCTAAGCCAACATCAGGCCCCCATAAATTTGAGGATGTTGCGATGGACTCTGACGCCAAAAAACATTTTTCCCTTATCGCTGAAAAATATGCTTCTGAAGCTTCTGAAGCATCCAGAGCCTCAAAGAACTAAGTCCATAGTAAGAAAGACCCTTACGTAGAGTCTTTACGAGTCCTCAGGACTCTATTTTGCAAATAAAGAGCCTACTTAGTTACAAGTGAGTTAGCTTATTGGGAACTTATCTGACCTAGTCCTCACCGCTTGTCAATATTTAATATCTCAGGCGTAGTAAGCTATGCTCTTATTGTTATTAAATGAAGTGAAATTTATGACTGAATTGGATTGGGATCATTGGATTGCTAAGCAATATGTTTATACATGGCAAGCAGCTGCTTTAGTGCTTGGATTAAACCCTCGCCAAATTAAATTTCCAAGAAGAGATTCCGCTGGAGAGCTCCATTTCGATCGGGAAAATTTTGAAGGTCTCTTTTCTGATTTCAAGCTTAAGCTAGATTTATTGATCGAGCATGCCTGGATGCAAAACTTTTCCGCTCAGAACATGCGGGTCGACTTAAAACGATTTTTGTATTGGGCTCACAATGTTGTCAAGTGGGAGATGCCGCAAAAGCTATTGTCCTTTGCTAAAGAAATTAATCTACAAGATTTGGATGAGAGCGCAGAAGATAAGGCAAGTATTTTATTGGATGAGCGCGCCTCCTTGCAATTGATTTGGGCATTAAGAACGATGCTGAAGGATCATCAGTTTGGCAAAACTGATCGGGAGCTCATTTATTATTTGGCAAAACAATATCCAGATCAAGCGGCTTTTAAGCGCCTCGCTTTAGAAATGAGGTTTGCTGAGGCACAGGTAGCTGCCGAAAACTAGATACTGGCACTCAGAACTCACTCAGACCTGATTGAGATCTGAGTGAGTTGGATGTTTATGAGCGAATTAAATAATCAAATGCTGAGAGTGAAGCCTTTGCCCCTTCACCCATGGCGATAATAATTTGCTTATAGGGAACAGTGGTGCAGTCACCGGCTGCAAATACACCAGGCATCGAAGTTTCTCCCTTTTGATCAATGATCACTTCTCCGCGAGGAGATAAATCAATCACCCCTTTGAGCCAATCCGTATTGGGTAATAATCCAATCTGAACGAAGATTCCTTCCAGTGCCACATCATGCATCTGATGATTAGCGCGATCTTCATAGCGCAAGGTAGTTACCTTACCGTCAGCACCGAACACTTCCTTACTTAAGGCATTGGTAATTACCGTCACGTTGGGCATGCTGAACATTTTTTTCTGCAGTACGGCATCGGCACGCAACTTAGTATCAAACTCAACTAGGGTGACATGACTCACAATGCCCGCCAAATCAATAGCGGCTTCTACTCCAGAATTACCACCGCCAATCACTGCGACACGTTTACCTTTGTATAAAGGGCCGTCACAGTGAGGACAGTAAGCAACGCCTTTACCGCGGTACTCTTGCTCGCCTGGTACATTCATTTCGCGCCAGCGTGCGCCCGTACTCAGGATGACTGTTTTACTTTTCAGTACGCCACCATTTTCTAAGGTAATCGTAATTTCATCACCAGTCTTGCTTAAGCTCTTAGCGGTTTGTAGATTCATCACATCCACCTCATACTCTTTGACGTGCTGCTCAAGAGCTGTGACTAATTTAGGGCCTTCAGTTTCTTTAACGGAGATGAAGTTTTCAATACCTACGGTATCAGCAACTTGCCCGCCAAAGCGTTGAGCCACAATACCAGTCCTGATTCCCTTACGGGCAGAATAAATTGCAGCCGAAGCACCTGCTGGACCGCCACCAATGATCAGAGAGTCGTAGGCGGCTTTGGCACTTAATTTTTCAGCATCACGTGCTGAGGTATTGGTATCCAATTTAGCGGCAATTTCTTCCACGCTCATGCGGCCTTGACCAAAGACTTCGCCGTTCAGAATGACTGTAGGTACTGCCATGATTTGGTATTGATCCACCAAACCCTGAAAGAGTGCGCCATCAATCATTTCATGTTCGATGTTTGGATTCAGTGCTGCCATGAGGTTCAGGGCTTGCACTACGTCTGGGCAGTTGTGGCATGACAAAGAGATGAAAGTCTGAAAGCGCTTCTTACCTTCTAGGCCTTTGATGCTCTCAATCACGTCTTGCTGAACCTTTGGTGGATAACCACTAGCTTGCAAAATAGCCAAAATGAAAGAAGTCATCTCATGACCCATTGGTAGACCAGAGAATGCAATACGAGCAACTTCATCTACTTTGCCTACGGTAAAGCTAGGAATATTTTTACTGCCACCTGAGGTCTTTACAGTAATCTTGGTAGATTGCTCGGCAACCTCATTCAGTAGTTCCAACATCTGAGCTGATTGAGTGCTGTCATCTAAAGTGGCCTCAAGAACAATGGGGCTCTCTATTTTTTCAAAATAGGCTTTGAGTTGGGTTTTGATGTTGGTGTCTAACATGCTGTATTCCTTAGTGTTGAATCTTGATGAGTCTATTGGGCAGGAATTTTTTTTCTCATCCTGCCCAATAGACTCTCCGAAGAGAGTCTATTGATTGCTAATTACTTCTAACCTTGATCCTCAGATCTTGCCTACGAGGTCCAAAGATGGAGTCAATGTTGCTGCGCCTTCTTTCCACTTAGCTGGGCATACTTCGCCTGGGTGAGCGGCTGTGTACTGAGCAGCTTTGAGCTTGCGTAATGTCTCAGAGATATCGCGGGCGATTTCATTTGAGTGAATTTCAGCGGTCTTGATAACGCCCTCAGGATTGATAATGAATGTGCCGCGCAATGCGAGACCTTCTTCATCAATATGCACACCAAAACCACGTGTCAATGTATGTGTTGGATCACCAACCAATGGGAACTTTGCCTTACCTACTGCAGGTGAAGTCTCATGCCATACTTTGTGTGAGAAATGAGTATCGGTAGTAACGATATAAACCTCTGCACCCATCTTCTGAAATTCAGCATAGTTATCAGCCGCATCTTCAATTTCTGTTGGGCAGTTGAATGTAAATGCTGCTGGCATAAAAATCATTACTGACCATTTGCCTTTGAGGGTCTCATCGGTAACAGTGACAAACTTACCGTTATGAAAAGCTTGGGTTTTGAATGGAATTACTGGTGTGTTGACTAATGACATAAGGTTTTCCTGTTAAAAATAAATGGGTTAATGCACAACAGGAGTCATTCTGAAGGGGATTGATATATTTGTATAACAAATAATAATGATATAAATGATCGTTTTTTTAGATCAATTAATTTAGCGTTGGCTTGATAATATTGCGATGAAACCGATTTTGTATTCTTACCGTAGATGCCCTTATGCCATGAGAGCTCGTATGGCCTTGAAATACGCCGGTATTGAATATGAGCACCGAGAGATAGTTTTGCGAGATAAACCGCAATCTATGTTGCTGGTCTCGCCCAAAGGAACTGTTCCAGTTTTGTGTGTTGGTGGACGGATTCTGGATCAGAGCGTGGATATCATGCGCTGGTCATTAGATCAGTCTGACCCTGATGGTTGGCTGGAGATTGATCAGTTGCCCTCGATAGAGTGGCTTGAGAAAAATGATGGCCCATTTAAAACTCTTTTAGATCAATACAAATATCCTGAGAGATATCCCCATCTCAATCGAGAAGCGATTTTGGATGCCGCAATAGAGTTGATGCTCAGGCCAATGGAGGCCGCGCTGAAATTGAATACTTATCTAATGGGTAATAAGTTATCTTGGGTAGACGTAGCTATCTTTCCGTTTATTCGGCAATTTTCAATGTCTGATCAAAAAAGCTTTGAGGGGTTGCCGCTCCCCAATATTCAGAATTGGCTTGGTGAACTGATTGAATCCGAATTGTTTAATTCGGTAATGCACAAGCATCCAGCCTGGATTGATTAAGCCTGAAAAAAAGCCCCCGAATTTTTATTCGAGGGCTCTCAAATTAAATGACTTAGCTAATTAAGCGTTTGCCAAATGGGCTTCTAAAGTCTTAGTGAACTTGTTAGCGTGGCTACGCTCAGCCTTAGCTAATGTTTCAAACCAGTCAGCAATTTCGTCAAAGCCTTCATCGCGTGCTGTCTTAGCCATACCTGGGTACATATCTGTGTACTCATGTGTTTCTCCCGCGATAGCTGCTTGCAATGCTTCAGCAACTGTCTTAGCTGGCATACCAGTACCTGGCTCGCCTGCGCCGCCTTCGATCAAGTATTCCATGTGACCATGGGCATGACCTGTTTCACCTTCAGCTGTTGAGCGGAAAACTGCTGCAACATCGTTTGCACCA
This genomic interval carries:
- a CDS encoding rubrerythrin family protein; the protein is MAKTVKGTKTEQSLKEAFAGESQANRRYLYFANQADIAGANDVAAVFRSTAEGETGHAHGHMEYLIEGGAGEPGTGMPAKTVAEALQAAIAGETHEYTDMYPGMAKTARDEGFDEIADWFETLAKAERSHANKFTKTLEAHLANA
- a CDS encoding glutathione S-transferase, with translation MKPILYSYRRCPYAMRARMALKYAGIEYEHREIVLRDKPQSMLLVSPKGTVPVLCVGGRILDQSVDIMRWSLDQSDPDGWLEIDQLPSIEWLEKNDGPFKTLLDQYKYPERYPHLNREAILDAAIELMLRPMEAALKLNTYLMGNKLSWVDVAIFPFIRQFSMSDQKSFEGLPLPNIQNWLGELIESELFNSVMHKHPAWID